The genomic region GATCGAGTCTGTGGAGGAAGCAGTGGATATGCACACCACGGTCATCATCGGCGGAAGAGAGAGCAGGATCTGGAGGATGAAGGATAATGTCAAAGGAATCATCACACCACGGGGATACCACCGCAAATACGTATATTGATCCCGGCGCCGACACAAAAGAAGGCTACGCGATCTCGAAGAAGTCCCGGACGCTTGCCCGCCAGATGGTGGGAAACTTAACCGTCGAGGACCGGATCAAGCAGCGGTGCTCGGTTGCCGTTGGCGATTTTGCCATGGCCGATCTCATGCGGTTCCATAAGAACCCGGTCAAGGCTGCGCTCGATGCCCTCCGGAACCGGGCCCCGGTCATCACCGATATCCGGATGGTCCAGGTCGGGATCCAGAAGAAAGGGCACCAGAGCGAAGTGCTCTGTGCGCTCGACTTCGGATCCGATCTTGCCAGGAAGGACGGGATCACGCGGAGCTCGGCAGGTTTCCTTGCCTTGAAGGAGAAACTCCCGGGTTCGATCGTTGTCATCGGGAACGCCCCCTCCGCTCTCCTCTCGCTCTGCGGGATGGTAAAGGAAGGCGTACGCCCGGCGGTCATCATCGGGGCACCGGTCGGGTTTGTCAATGCAGCCGAGTCCAAGGAACTCCTCCGGACCATCGATATCCCGTCCATCTCCACCGAAGGGACACGGGGCGGGACGCCGGTTGCGGTCGCCTCGCTCAATGAGTGCATCACGATCTTCATCGAGGGCACGTCCGATGCGGGATCCGGTAACCGGCTTTGAGTACCCGGCCCCCTGGGTTTCGCGCTGCACCGACAATAAAAAGCTCCGGCTCGCCGAGCAGGGCCTCGGTGTCCTGACCGCGTCCGGAACGGTCCTTACCCGTGGATTTACTACCGGGACAACAGCAGCGGCAGCAGCGAAAGCCGCGACCCTGTCCCTGAAAGGCCCGGTCCGCTCGGTCCGGATCCGGCTTCCCTGCGGCATCCCCGTGGATATTCCGGTGGACGGCCGGGCCGGGACCGCGACCTGCGCCAAGTTTTCAGGCGATTACCCGGCCGATGTGACGGCAGGCCTTGATTTTATCGCATCGGCGGTGCCCGCAGCCAGCGGCGTTACCCTCCATTTCGGGGAAGGCATTGGCCGGTTCTCGCGGGACGTTGTCCGGTACCACAAGAACGATCCGGCTGTCAGCCCGCCAGTACTCTCCTGCCTTCATTCCTCTGTAGAAGAAGCTCTCGAAGAGACCGGCCTTTCTGGCGTAACCGTGACGATCAGGATCCCCCGCGGCGCAGACGTTGCAAGGCACACGCTCAATCCCCGGGTCGGTGTCCAGGGAGGTATCTCGGTCCTCGGGACTACCGGGTTTGTCGAACCCTGGGACGATCACCTCACCGAATCGACCATCGAAAGGATTGCCCAGGCAAAAGACCCGGTCCTGACCACCGGAAGGCTCGGCCTCCGGTATTCCCGGCTCCTGTTCCCGGACCGGGACGTCATTCTCGTGGGAGGAAAGATCGAAAAGACGCTGGCGGTTGCCCGGGGAAAGATCGTGCTCTGCGGCCTTCCTGCTCTCATACTCCGGTACATCTGTCCGCAGATCCTGGAAGGCACCGGGTGCGGGACTGTGGAAGAACTTGCAGCAACTCCTGCCTTTGCAGGGATCATGAAGAGAACCCTTGACGGCTTCAGGGCGGTCCGGCCGGATGTCCGGGTCGTGCTCCTGAACCGGGACGGGACAATCCTTGGAGAAACACCATGAAGATCATTGGCGTTGGCTGCGGGCCGGGCCTCATCACCTCCCAGGCCATCGCAGAACTGAAAAAAGCACGGATCGTCTATGGATCGGAACGGGCGATCGAACTGGCCCGTCCATTCCTGCGCTCGACCTGCAGTGCAAAATCCATTGACGATTTCAAGAGCTTGAACCGCCTTCCCCAGGAGTCGGTCATCCTCTCCACGGGCGATCCCATGCTTGCGGGTCTCGGGTACCTCAAGGGGGAGGTCATCCCGGGGATCTCCTCTCTCCAGGTGGCAACTGCACGCCTCCACATCCCGCTTGCCCGGGTCTCGGTCGTGGTTGCCCATGGCAGGGGCCACGAGAAAGGGATGATCGACACTCTTGCCGAAGTGGAGCGGGGCAAGATCGTCTTTCTGCTGGCGGATCCCAAGTTCGATGTAGAGGAACTGTACCAGCGCCTCGCAGGCCTTCACCAGACCCTCCAGATCGCCATCTGCGAGAACCTCGGGTACCCGGACGAACGTATCGTTGTCGGCACAAGCGAGTCCCCGCCCCAGCCATCCGCAGCTCTCTATTCCCTGATGATTGGGGTATTTTAGCGGATCCTTTCTCCACGGTTTTTGTTTTTTTTCGGGAACCTGAAATTCCGAACGTACCCGTCAGCTCTGGCAACCGTTACACCGGAATGAATTCCCGGCTACGGTACCCGTCCTGTTGCAGAGACCCGGCCTGAATACTGTCTTTTTTATTCAATACATTTATCCAGTTTCCGCGATACCTACTTACATGGCTGTAACCCTCTTCGGGGAATTTTTGCTTCTGTTCCAGATGGCCTGTGTCGTCTTCCTCTTCACCTACCTTTTCTCGAAGAGCCGGTTCTATACCCAGATACTCGAGCACCGGGCATCCATTGCAGTCCAGGTGTTTCTGTCGATTGTATTCGGGCTTCTGTCCGTGTACGGAATGAACAGCGGCATAACTTTTTACACGGCCAATGTCAATATCCGGGATTTCGGCCCCATGGCAGCCGGTCTTGCCTGCGGACCGTATGTCGGGCTCGGGGCAGGGATCATCGCGTTTCTGTACCGCCTGTTTGTGGGTGGCACGAATGTCTATGCCGTTGCACTCGGACCCCTTATCGCCGGTATTGCCGGGGGGCTTATCTATTATTACAGCAACCGGGACCTGGTCTCGACAAAAAATGCCGTCATCATTACGCTGATCGTGGAGACGCTCGTCTCCGCTCTGGCTCTCTTTGTCCGGTTCCTCGCCGGTGATACAACCGAGATGATCCTGACTGTCGCGATCAACGTGGCACTCCCCATGATCATCATGACCTCGATAACCGTGGGCATCTTCTGCATCATCCTGCACAACGAGATAAATGAGCGGCGTGTCCTGAATGAGAAACTCCGTCTCGAACTGGAAGTCGAGGAACGAAAAAACCTCGAGACGATCATCAATGCCATCGAAGATCCGGTCTTTGTCAAGGATCGCGAGCACCGGTGGATCCTGGTAAATGACGGGTTCTGCCGGATGTTCGCCCGGCACAGGGAAGATCTTATCGGGAGAACAACCTATGATTTTTTCCCGGCCGATCAGGCCCGGCAGTTCTATTCCGATGACGAAACGGTCTTCTCAACCCATTCCGCTCATGAGACGGAAGCCCCCCTGAAGAATCCGGAAGGACGGGAATACACGGTTCTTTTGAAGAAGACCTATTATCAGGACTCGTCCGGCCAGGAATTCATTGTCGGGATTATCCGGGATGTCACCGAGCGGAAACGGATCGAGGTGGCAGTCCAGAACTTAAACAAGAAACTCACCATGCTCTCGTCCATCACGCGGCACGACATCCTGAACCAGCTCATGGTCCTGATGGGATTTTTGCAGTTCTCGCAGAAACACCTGGGTGACCCGGTCAAGATGCAGGAAGCAATAAACCGCGAGATGAATGCAGCCCAGACGATCGAACGGCAGATCGTCTTCACCCGGGATTACCAGGATCTCGGGACCAGCGTTCCTTCCTGGAGAAATGTGCTCCATCTCATTGCATCCGCAAAGAGCCAGCTGACCTCTGCAGCGGATATCACGTTTTCGGTCCAGGTTCCCCCCATGGAGATCTTTGCCGATGCTCTGATCGAGAAGGTCTTCTACAATCTTATGGAAAATTCCATCCGGCACGGGGGGCATGTCACGGCGATCAGTTTTGTCTTTGTGGAGACGGAGACGGGCGGGCTTATCGTTTACACGGATAACGGGACGGGCATCTCTGCAGAAGACAAAAAACATCTCTTCGTACGCGGGTTTGGGAAAAATACCGGGCTCGGTCTCTTCCTCTCCCGGGAGATCCTGGCTATCACCGGCATCACGCTTGACGAGACCGGCCGGCCCGGGACAGGTGTCCGGTTCGAGATTCTCATCCCCCGGGGAGGGTACCGGTTTCCCGCGAATCCGGCCAAATCTCCCTGAATGCGTGGGGCCCGGCAAAACCAGAAGAGCGAATTCCCAAATCTTTTTTCCTGTAATGCTGCATATCTTTTACCAGGCAGGATAACGATGGACAAGGCAACAAAAAATCAGATCAGCATGGGATTATTTGTCCTCGGGTTTGCGATGATCTTCATCCAGGACTTGAAAAGACTCGATACGATCAACCTTGGGTTCTCGTGGCCGTTCTCTATTATGTTCTATGTCGGCCTGATCTTCATGGCGGTTGGGTATTATCTCCGGGGCTGACGTTTAATTCAGAGCGATTTGTCACCCATCTCTTCACGGGTACCTATTTTTATCTCGCATTGCCGGTCGCTGCCGGCGCACATGGTCCGGACAAAGCGTGCGGAATAGTTTTTGTTGAGATGCGGAACCGATGTCAGGGTCAGGGCCATGCATTTCCGGAAACTGTGCTGGCTGTCACAGCCAAGAGCAGTACATTCGTTCACCAGGGGACAGCGTTTCACCACGATCACGGCCCGGTCTTCAGCAACTTTGAGGCTCTCGCTGTGGAATCCCGGGCCAAACAGGATGGTCATGATCGTCTTTGTGGTCTCTGCCAGATCCTCGGCCGATCCCACCGGAAGGGAGAGGGTATGGGCGATATCGAAGACAGTCCGGGAGAGTTCCATCCAGATCGTCTGCTCGATCTCATCGTATTTCCCGCCCGCGATCTCCCGGAACGCTGCATCGTACAGGGCCGGGAGCCGGGCAGCGTTCTCGGATGCTATCTTCCATTTTACTTCATCGGGAATCCTGCTGATATCTGCCATGGCCTGAGCTTCCGGTCTTTCAGATCGTTGTTATATGATACACTATTATGAATTGTTGGGTGGAGGCAGCTGCCTCCTCATCAGCGGTCTAAACGAGTCATGTTCTTGTAGAGAGCGTTTCCTTTCACGACAGGTCCGGAACCCCATTCCCCTTCCGATACCATTTATCCCATTGCCGGTATCAGGAAGCGAGCCGGAGCCGGTCATCCTTCTGGACAATGAAGCCGTCCCGTTCAAGTCCGGTAAGTATCTTTGCCATACGGTCCGGCTCTTCCGAAAACAACCCGAGGATCTCCTCCCGGGTTTTGCCATTCCCGGCAAGGAGCTGCCGGAGGATCTCGCCCCGGATCTTCCGGTCCGATCCGTCGAACGGCGATTGTTTTGCATAATGCACGCTGCGCCGGTTCGGGTTCGGGACTGTCTTCTTGAGAACGGTCCCGATATCCATGAGAGCCCAATACCATATCCGGGAGTTTTCTTCAGGAAGTGCCCGCTCCACGAGCGGGAGGATCTCGGCATCGCGGACGGTTGCGGAGTCCGAGAAGAAATAATGGATGAAGACCCGGCGGATGTTGGTCTCGATGAAGATGACCGGGAGATTGAACGCAAATGCGCAGATGGAAGAGGCGGTTGCATGCCCAATTCCCGGAAATGTTGCAAGAATTTCAGGATCAGCGGGAAGTATGCCGCCGTACTCCTCCATAATCCGGAGAGCGCATTTCTGGAGTGCGATGGCCCGGCGGTTGTATCCCATGCCCTGCCAGTGTGCAAGAACCTCGGGAAGGGATGCTTTGGCAAGAGCGGAAAAATCCGGAAAGGCGGAAATAAATTCCGGGTACTTCACCATCACCCGCTCCACCTGGGTCTGCTGGAGCATGATCTCGGAGACGAGGATCCGGTAGGGATCGGCAGTCTCCCGCCAGGGCATAGGGCGGCCATGGCTGTTGTAGTGATCGAGCACCATCTGCCGGAACCGTGCGATCCCCTCGTCGGTTGAATCATAAACCGGTGAATCGGAAGCGGTCTCCAGTTTTGCCTGGCTGGATCTGTTCATGGTATGGTCCGTAATGCGGGAATGGTTTCTCCTGAGGTGGATCAACGGGAATGATAATGGTTCAGGTGGGGGCAAAGAGGGGGATGACCGTGAATTTATGAGTATCCAGAATAAAATCCTTGAAGGATTATTCTCATTTTTTGGCTTCTGCAAAATTGCGATGAACGCCGCCGCCCCCGGCAGGAAGCCCCCGCGGCGGACCAGAACCTTTTGGGAGAACCGGCGGACAGAATATCGTCTTTGAGCGGAGTGTATTCATTTTGAAGCCGCCGTCGGGCGTTCTCCGGCCGGCGCAGGTCATTGCACGTGCTGGGTATTTGTTTTAAGAAAAATTATCCTCGCGGAAATTTTCTGAATTGAACGCTGATCATGCCATCTCAGTCAGCATGATTTTTTATTGCGAAAAAATATCGTATCCTCAAAATCTGCTTGTATCAGATCCGCTTGAACATCCCGTCCAGGTCATCCCGGGTGAACCGGATGATGGTGGGACGGCCATGGGGGCAGGTGAAGGGACTGTCGGTAAGCCGGAGCTGGTCGAGAAGCCGCTGGGCCTGCTCCCGGGTAAGGACGGTCCCTGCCTTGATCGCCCCCCGGCAGGCAATGATCCGGGTCAGGCGCTCCCTGTTGCTGACCGAGCGGGCTGAATCCGGACGGACAAGATCGCTGATGATCTCGTCGATGACCCGGGTCTCCTCGGCCCGGCCGAGAACGATCGGGATTGCCCGGACAAGGAATGTGTCCCTGCCAAAGTCCTCAAGGACAAATCCTTCCCTGGCAAGCGAAGGCAGGAGGTCGCGGATGACCGCGGCATCCCTGGGCGTGCGGTGGAGCGTGACCGGTGCGATCAGTTCCTGCGACTGCTGTTCCCTGTCCGAGCGCCGGGTCACCTGCTCGTAGAGGATCCGCTCATGGGCTGCGTGCTGGTCCACGATCAGGAGTTCGCCGGTCTCGGTCTTTGCAAGGATGTAGATGCCGCCAAACTCGCCGATCACTTCCATCCGGGGAACTTTTGGCTCGGTCTGCCGTGCGGATCCGGTTGGGAGCTCGGTCTGCCGCAGGCGCTGGTCGCTTGAGAGCGTCCCGGTATGCGAGGATTCGAAGACCCCGGATGGGATTGCAGCATCCTGCGGGTAGCCACCAGCCACCGGAATGTCAGGTTCATCATCAACCGCTTCCGTGTCCAGCGGTTCGAAAGCAGGCGCCGGGGACCCGGCGGTCGGGATCAGGTCGTGGCTGAGGAGCGCTGTGTTGATTGCTTCCCGCACCGCGTCCCGGATCTCGTTCTCGCGGGAGAGGCGGACTTCTTTCTTTGTCGGGTGGACGTTCACATCCACGAGCCCGGTATCGATCTCAATGGTGAGGAACGCCACCGGTATCCGGTCCTTCGGGAGGAGCGTTCCATATCCCTCCTTTACCGCATTGCTGATGAGCGGGGAGGAGACATACCGCCGGTTAACGGCGATTACAAGCCGGGAATTGTCCTTCCGTGAGATCGATGGCCGGGCAATGTACCCGCTGATGCTCATGAACGGGAGGGGCAGGTCAACAGGAATGAGATCCTTTGCAAGTTCGCTTCCATAAATCCTCGTGATGGTGTCGAGCGCCCGGAGCGAGCGGTCGGTCACCAGCTGCTCATTCTTGTTGTAGAAGAACCGGAACGCGATCTGAGGCCAGGCAAGGCAGATGCCTTCGAGAATCCCGTGGATGTGGGCAAGCTCGGTATTGAGGCTTTTTAGAAACTTTTTCCTGGCCGGAGTGTTGAAGAATAATTCTTCGACATGGACCGAGGTGCCTTCAGGAGCACCGGTCTCCTGCTGTTCCAGCAGTTTCCCGCCATGGATAAGGATTCGCGTGCCCGGCCCGGCGCCGCTTCCCCGCGGTTTTGTCACAAGGGTTACCCGGGAGACTGCGGCTATGCTTGCAAGCGCCTCCCCCCGGAAGCCGAGAGTCTCGATATGGTCGAGATCATCCGCCGATGCGATCTTGCTCGTGGCATGTTCGGTGAACGCGAGCAGGGCATCGGCCGGTGACATGCCGCAGCCGTCGTCGGCAACCCGGATTCCCGTAATCGCACCTTCGGATGATGCGATCTCGATCCTGATGCTCTGTGCCCCGGCGTCGATGGCGTTCTCGACCAGTTCCTTGACAACCGAGGCAGGCCGGTCCACCACCTCACCGGCAGCGATCTTGTTCACGGTAGCCGTATCAAGGATGCGGATGATCCGTAAGGGAGTCTCGTTCTTCATATCAGGATCCGTCTTTGAGCGATCGTTTCAGCTCCGCAATCGCAGTCAGCGCCTGGAGCGGGGTCATCTCGTCCGGCTTGAGCCGGTCCAATTCATCGAGCGCCGGGTGACGGGCGGGGGCCCTGACTTCTTTTGACTCATGGTCGTCCACGAGCAGGATCTGGGTGTAGCGCTGGGGTTTTGCACCGGCAGAAGCCGGGCGGTTCCTGTCTTCGGAAAGAAGCACCTCGGCCCGTTCGGTCACTTTCTTTGGTATGCCCGCGAGCCGGGCAACATGGATACCATAACTCTTGTCGGTTGCGCCGGGAATGAGTTTTCGCAGGAAGATCACATCGTCTTTTGTCTCCCGCACCGCGAAGTGGAAATTTTTGACCCGCTTCAGGCTCTCTTCCATTGCGATGAGTTCGTGGAAGTGCGTGGCAAAGAGCGTCTTTGGCCCGGTAGCGGATTTCCCGTGCAGGAATTCGAGAACCGCCTTTGCAATCGAACTCCCGTCCGCCGTGCTCGTTCCCCGCCCGATCTCGTCGAGAATGACGAGGCTCTTCGAAGTTACGTTGTTGAGGATGTTGGCCAGTTCGAGCATCTCGACAAAGAATGTGCTCTGGCCGCTTGCGAGATCGTCGAAGGCGCCGACCCGGGTGAAGATCCGGTCAAGTATCCCGATGCTCGCGTGCCGGGCCGGAACAAAACTGCCCGCCTGGGCCATGATGCAGATGAGGGCGACCGAGCGCATGTAGGTGGATTTGCCGGCCATGTTGGCGCCGGTGATGATCATGATCTGGGTGCCGCTGCCGGACAACTCGGCATCGTTGGGGACAAAGCCGCCGGAAACCCCTTCTTCCACCACGGGATGCCGGCCATCGCGGATGACCAGCGTGTCGGAATCATTGAGCTGGGGCCTTACGTAATCCCGTTTCTGTGCCACTTCGGCAAGGGCTGCCGAGACATCGAGTACGGCTATGCTCGCGGCAATGATCTGGAGGGAGGTTATCTCCTCTTTGAGTTCTGCGATGAGCCCGGTGTAGAGTTCCCGTTCCAGGGTGATGACGCGTTCATCCGCATTGGTTATGAGCGCCTCCTTTTCCCGCAGTTCGGGAATGGTGAACCGTTCGCCGGTTGCGGTGGTCTGCCTCCGCTCGTAGCGGGCGGGAACGAGCGCAAGATTGGGCTTGGTCACATCGATGTAGTAACCGAAGATCCGGTTGTACGCGATTTTTAAGGACTTGATCCCGGTCTTCTCCCGCTCGGAGGTCTGGAGCTCAACGATCCAGTCTTTCCCCGAGTGGAGCACGCCCCTTATATCGTCGAGTTCCCCGGAATACCCGGCCCGGATCACGCCGCCGTTCCGGGCAATGGCCGGGGGATCGTCCACAATGGCCCGCCGGATGAGATCGACCGTCTGCGGCTTTTCGGCGATGCCGGATACTGCCGCCGAAAGCAGCGAAGGGAGGGGTGAGTCCTTGTCCGCATTACTGTTAATGAGGCTGCGAAGCTCCGGAAGGGTTGCAAGGGAGTCGGCCAGCGCGAGGAGATCGCGGGGGCCGGCATTCCCGTACGCGATCCGGGCCGCGATCCGCTCGATGTCAGCACAGCGATCCAGGGCATCCATGATCGAGATGCGCAGGGTGGTCCTGCCGGCCAGGTACTCGACAGCATCGAGCCGACGGTTGGTCTCCCCGATATCCGTGAGCGGGCGGCAGATCTGCCTGCCCATGAGACGGCTTCCCATCGGGGTCCGGGTCAGGTCCAGGGACGAGACGAGCGTTGCACCTTTGGAGCCGCCACGGATACTCTCCCTGATCTCAAGATTGCGTAGCGTGATGGCGTCCAGCATCATGCTCTCCTGGCTTGTCCGCATCGAGAGGCTGCTGATGTGCGCGAGATCCGAGAACTGCGTCTCCTTGGCGTACGAGAGAGCTGCACCGGCCGCGCCGATCGCTGGAGGGCAGTCGTCGCACCCGTATCCTGCAAGGGAGGCTACCCGGAAGTGCTCAAGGAGCGTGCGGCGGGCTAATCCCTCTGAGAATACTGCGTCCGCAAACGGGGTGACAACAACGCCCCGGTCTTCGAGCCGGTCTTTGAGCTCCGGCCCGGAACTTGCCGGGACAATGCATTCAGCCGGCCGGTAGCGGGCGATCTCGGAGAGGAGGTTTGCAAGATGCTCGTCATGGTCGATCCGGGATACGAAGAATTCTCCCGTGGAGATGTCGAGGAGGGCAATGCCCCATTCCCCGGCTTTTGCATCCGGGCAGATTGCCATGAGATAGGTTGCCGCAGACGAGGAGAGCATGGAGGAGTCGATCACGGTGCCGGGCGTAATCACCCGCACAATCTCCCGCTTCACGATCCCTTTCGCGGTTTTGGGATCTTCCACCTGGTCGCAGACAGCAACCCGGTAGCCCTTTCCCACCAGTTTTGCAATGTACCCGTCCGCGGCATGGTACGGGACGCCGGCAAGCGGGGTCCGGTTGTCTGCGCTCTTCGAGCGGGAGGTGAGGACAATCTCAAGTTCTCGGGAGACGAGTTCGGCGTCTTCGTTGAACGTCTCGTAGAAGTCACCGATCCGGAAGAAGACGATCGTGTCGGGATACTTCACCTTGAGTTCCAGGTACTGCTTCATGACCGGTGTCAGGCGCACGCCGTTCTCCGGCTCATCCGCAGGTTTCTGGATCGGATCGCTTGCCATGGGTGCAGAAATGTAGCCCTCCTGACCAATTAATACCGATCAGATCGACCCTGCCTCAGGTGACCCGGGCCCAGATATAATACAGGATGAGCGGGAGCGAGCAGATGAGCGCGATGAAGCCAAAAGCAAGGCCTAGGGAGAAGCCGGCACCAAGGATGCCGGTTATGTACTCAAGGGCCGTCGTTGCCCACGGGATATTACCGGCAATGATGAGCGTGCCAAAAAGCGCGAGGAGGAAAATTCCCAGGCTCGCGTTTTTGAGATCCTGGAAGCTCGGGGCAACCGAGAGGACGATGCTCGTTGTCAGGTACAGGTAGATAATGAACCAGCCGTTCTGGACTGCTATGAGATTTTTATCAAAGATCTGGAGGATCACATACACAGCCTGCACCTGGGTGCCGGCGGTAAAAACCGTTTCAGGAAATGGGAAGAACCGGCAGCCCAGGTACGTTCCAAAACACCAGGTTATAACGGACAAGACGAGCGGAAGACAGAAGAGCGGGGCCGTTGAGATGACAACATCCCCGAGCCATGGAAGGACCGGCCGGTTATAGGTGACCGAACCCCCCTCCCGGGAGAAGAGAACTACTTTCTGGATTTTAGCCCCGGTGATGAGGCAGCCGAGGATATGGGCGCATTCATGGAGGATGACGCCCGGGGCCCGGATGATATAATAGATCTCCCGGACGGGCGTTACCGCAGCCCAGAGCCGGTCGAGCGCAAGCGAGAGGAGCACGAGCAGGATGCCGGCCGCGATGACGATGATGAACGATTCTGGCTGCATGGATCGGCAAATACCTATGAT from uncultured Methanoregula sp. harbors:
- the mutS gene encoding DNA mismatch repair protein MutS; this encodes MASDPIQKPADEPENGVRLTPVMKQYLELKVKYPDTIVFFRIGDFYETFNEDAELVSRELEIVLTSRSKSADNRTPLAGVPYHAADGYIAKLVGKGYRVAVCDQVEDPKTAKGIVKREIVRVITPGTVIDSSMLSSSAATYLMAICPDAKAGEWGIALLDISTGEFFVSRIDHDEHLANLLSEIARYRPAECIVPASSGPELKDRLEDRGVVVTPFADAVFSEGLARRTLLEHFRVASLAGYGCDDCPPAIGAAGAALSYAKETQFSDLAHISSLSMRTSQESMMLDAITLRNLEIRESIRGGSKGATLVSSLDLTRTPMGSRLMGRQICRPLTDIGETNRRLDAVEYLAGRTTLRISIMDALDRCADIERIAARIAYGNAGPRDLLALADSLATLPELRSLINSNADKDSPLPSLLSAAVSGIAEKPQTVDLIRRAIVDDPPAIARNGGVIRAGYSGELDDIRGVLHSGKDWIVELQTSEREKTGIKSLKIAYNRIFGYYIDVTKPNLALVPARYERRQTTATGERFTIPELREKEALITNADERVITLERELYTGLIAELKEEITSLQIIAASIAVLDVSAALAEVAQKRDYVRPQLNDSDTLVIRDGRHPVVEEGVSGGFVPNDAELSGSGTQIMIITGANMAGKSTYMRSVALICIMAQAGSFVPARHASIGILDRIFTRVGAFDDLASGQSTFFVEMLELANILNNVTSKSLVILDEIGRGTSTADGSSIAKAVLEFLHGKSATGPKTLFATHFHELIAMEESLKRVKNFHFAVRETKDDVIFLRKLIPGATDKSYGIHVARLAGIPKKVTERAEVLLSEDRNRPASAGAKPQRYTQILLVDDHESKEVRAPARHPALDELDRLKPDEMTPLQALTAIAELKRSLKDGS
- a CDS encoding cobalt-precorrin-7 (C(5))-methyltransferase, with protein sequence MKIIGVGCGPGLITSQAIAELKKARIVYGSERAIELARPFLRSTCSAKSIDDFKSLNRLPQESVILSTGDPMLAGLGYLKGEVIPGISSLQVATARLHIPLARVSVVVAHGRGHEKGMIDTLAEVERGKIVFLLADPKFDVEELYQRLAGLHQTLQIAICENLGYPDERIVVGTSESPPQPSAALYSLMIGVF
- a CDS encoding LytS/YhcK type 5TM receptor domain-containing protein, which encodes MAVTLFGEFLLLFQMACVVFLFTYLFSKSRFYTQILEHRASIAVQVFLSIVFGLLSVYGMNSGITFYTANVNIRDFGPMAAGLACGPYVGLGAGIIAFLYRLFVGGTNVYAVALGPLIAGIAGGLIYYYSNRDLVSTKNAVIITLIVETLVSALALFVRFLAGDTTEMILTVAINVALPMIIMTSITVGIFCIILHNEINERRVLNEKLRLELEVEERKNLETIINAIEDPVFVKDREHRWILVNDGFCRMFARHREDLIGRTTYDFFPADQARQFYSDDETVFSTHSAHETEAPLKNPEGREYTVLLKKTYYQDSSGQEFIVGIIRDVTERKRIEVAVQNLNKKLTMLSSITRHDILNQLMVLMGFLQFSQKHLGDPVKMQEAINREMNAAQTIERQIVFTRDYQDLGTSVPSWRNVLHLIASAKSQLTSAADITFSVQVPPMEIFADALIEKVFYNLMENSIRHGGHVTAISFVFVETETGGLIVYTDNGTGISAEDKKHLFVRGFGKNTGLGLFLSREILAITGITLDETGRPGTGVRFEILIPRGGYRFPANPAKSP
- a CDS encoding cobalt-precorrin-5B (C(1))-methyltransferase, with the protein product MRDPVTGFEYPAPWVSRCTDNKKLRLAEQGLGVLTASGTVLTRGFTTGTTAAAAAKAATLSLKGPVRSVRIRLPCGIPVDIPVDGRAGTATCAKFSGDYPADVTAGLDFIASAVPAASGVTLHFGEGIGRFSRDVVRYHKNDPAVSPPVLSCLHSSVEEALEETGLSGVTVTIRIPRGADVARHTLNPRVGVQGGISVLGTTGFVEPWDDHLTESTIERIAQAKDPVLTTGRLGLRYSRLLFPDRDVILVGGKIEKTLAVARGKIVLCGLPALILRYICPQILEGTGCGTVEELAATPAFAGIMKRTLDGFRAVRPDVRVVLLNRDGTILGETP
- a CDS encoding A/G-specific adenine glycosylase encodes the protein MNRSSQAKLETASDSPVYDSTDEGIARFRQMVLDHYNSHGRPMPWRETADPYRILVSEIMLQQTQVERVMVKYPEFISAFPDFSALAKASLPEVLAHWQGMGYNRRAIALQKCALRIMEEYGGILPADPEILATFPGIGHATASSICAFAFNLPVIFIETNIRRVFIHYFFSDSATVRDAEILPLVERALPEENSRIWYWALMDIGTVLKKTVPNPNRRSVHYAKQSPFDGSDRKIRGEILRQLLAGNGKTREEILGLFSEEPDRMAKILTGLERDGFIVQKDDRLRLAS
- a CDS encoding precorrin-8X methylmutase; its protein translation is MSKESSHHGDTTANTYIDPGADTKEGYAISKKSRTLARQMVGNLTVEDRIKQRCSVAVGDFAMADLMRFHKNPVKAALDALRNRAPVITDIRMVQVGIQKKGHQSEVLCALDFGSDLARKDGITRSSAGFLALKEKLPGSIVVIGNAPSALLSLCGMVKEGVRPAVIIGAPVGFVNAAESKELLRTIDIPSISTEGTRGGTPVAVASLNECITIFIEGTSDAGSGNRL
- the mutL gene encoding DNA mismatch repair endonuclease MutL, translating into MKNETPLRIIRILDTATVNKIAAGEVVDRPASVVKELVENAIDAGAQSIRIEIASSEGAITGIRVADDGCGMSPADALLAFTEHATSKIASADDLDHIETLGFRGEALASIAAVSRVTLVTKPRGSGAGPGTRILIHGGKLLEQQETGAPEGTSVHVEELFFNTPARKKFLKSLNTELAHIHGILEGICLAWPQIAFRFFYNKNEQLVTDRSLRALDTITRIYGSELAKDLIPVDLPLPFMSISGYIARPSISRKDNSRLVIAVNRRYVSSPLISNAVKEGYGTLLPKDRIPVAFLTIEIDTGLVDVNVHPTKKEVRLSRENEIRDAVREAINTALLSHDLIPTAGSPAPAFEPLDTEAVDDEPDIPVAGGYPQDAAIPSGVFESSHTGTLSSDQRLRQTELPTGSARQTEPKVPRMEVIGEFGGIYILAKTETGELLIVDQHAAHERILYEQVTRRSDREQQSQELIAPVTLHRTPRDAAVIRDLLPSLAREGFVLEDFGRDTFLVRAIPIVLGRAEETRVIDEIISDLVRPDSARSVSNRERLTRIIACRGAIKAGTVLTREQAQRLLDQLRLTDSPFTCPHGRPTIIRFTRDDLDGMFKRI
- a CDS encoding metalloprotease family protein, translating into MQPESFIIVIAAGILLVLLSLALDRLWAAVTPVREIYYIIRAPGVILHECAHILGCLITGAKIQKVVLFSREGGSVTYNRPVLPWLGDVVISTAPLFCLPLVLSVITWCFGTYLGCRFFPFPETVFTAGTQVQAVYVILQIFDKNLIAVQNGWFIIYLYLTTSIVLSVAPSFQDLKNASLGIFLLALFGTLIIAGNIPWATTALEYITGILGAGFSLGLAFGFIALICSLPLILYYIWARVT